The window CGATTTGGTATGTTACTTGGCCAAAACAAAACTATCGATGAAGCCAAACAAATCATTGGACAAGTTGTTGAAGGCTGTCAAAACACAAAAGAAGTTAAACTATTAGCTGAAAAATACCAAGTTGATATGCCTATTACTGAACAGATCTATCAAATTCTTTATTGCCATAAGGATCCTAAAGAAGCTGCAAAAGATTTACTTGGTAGAACTCAAAAAGAAGAACTGAAAAGTCCTAATATAGCAAAATAGTAGTTGTCATACATGTTTATCATATAGGAGTATTCGTCATGCTTGCGGCTAAAAAAATCGTTAAGCCTAACCAACTTTGGCATACTATTCGTGAAGAAGCTAGCCAATTAGTAGAAAGTGAGCCAATGTTGGCAAGCTATTTTCATGCAACACTACTTAATCATGATAATATTGGTAGCGCTATTGGTTATATTCTGGCTAATAAATTATCAAGTGAAGTTATGCCCGCTATTGATATTCGAGAAGTCATAAGACAAGCATATATAGCTAACCCTGAAATTATTCAATCAGGCATGACTGATATTATGGCTGTTTATCTACGAGATCCAGCGACAAACTATTACTCAACTCCGTTACTTTATTATAAAGGGTTCCTTGCACTACAAGCTTATCGAATTGCTCATTGGCTTTGGCAACAGAATAGACGAGCTCTTGCATCTTTTTTGCAAAGCCAAATTGCAATTGTATTTGGTGTTGATATTCATCCCGCAGCAAAAATTGGCTGTGGTGTCATGTTTGACCATGCGACAGGCATTGTGATTGGTGAAACTGCAGTGGTTGAAAATGATGTTTCTATTTTACAATCAGTGACACTTGGTGGAACAGGAAAAGAAAATGGTGATCGTCATCCTAAAATCCGAGAAGGTGTTATGATTGGTGCAAACTCCACTATTTTAGGTAATATTGAAATAGGCAAGGGAGCAAAGATTGGGGCAGGCTCTGTTGTCCTTAATCCAGTACCACAACATACTACTGTCGCAGGCGTCCCTGCTAAAATAGTAGGATGCCCCGATTGTGAAAAACCAGCTTTAAATATGGATCAAGATATCTAAAAAATTAAGGCGCTCATGAAGATGCGCCTTAACTGAAGAATATATCGCTCTAACAAGGACTATTTTTTGATATTGAGGTCCATAGTTGGGTATGGAATATTAATATTATTAGCATCAAGATCATTTTTAATGTTTTCGAGTAACACAGTTCTAACTGTACTATAATTTTCATTAACAACCCACACATAAACTACAAAATTAATTGAAGAGCCCGCTAATTCATTAAAACGAATGGTAACGCCTAAGTCTCGCAAAATATCAGGTGTCTTTTCAACTGAACCTTTTAGTATGTCATAAACAGCTTTAATATCTGCTTTATAATCAACCCCAATATTGAGATCGATTCTTCGATTAGGTTGTCTAGTATAATTGATGATATTGGTACCAAGAACTTGGCTATTTGGAATAGTTACAGTTTCGCCTGTTGGAGTAATTATCGTGGTTGAAAATATCTGTATTGCATCAACTGTACCTAAGATACCACTAATAATCACTAATTCTCCAACTTTAAATGGACGAAAAAGAATTAATAATACACCAGCCGCAAAATTAGATAATGATCCTTGTAGAGCAAGCCCGATAGCTAAACCAGCAGCACCAATAATAGCAACAATAGATGTCGTTTGAACACCGAGTTGCCCTAACACCGCCACCAATGTAAAAGCCATGATGGCATAGCGGATAGAGGAAGTGGTAAACTTAATTATAGTTGATTCAACATTTTTATTAATGAGTATTTTACGTAACTGTCGACTAACAAAAATAGAAATAAAACGACCTAAGAAAAAGATTAGAATAGCGAAAGCAATATTCAACAAATAAGATAGCACTACGCTGTCGTACTTTTCAACGACTTGAATTAGTTTATTAATTATATCCATCCCTTACCACCTTATTTAGAAAAATAAATAAAAATTTATACAATAAAAATATACTGATAGCACTCAGTATTTTAATATTTAAACGAGTTGTTTTGATACTAACAACCAACGGATATCAAAATCTGTTGTTGGCAAATATTTAAAGCCAGATCTTACATATCTCACCATCATGCCTTCACAAAAAGCAAGAAGTTGGCTTGCTAAAATTCGTTCATCAATACTATATGCTAAACCTTCTCGTAACTTTCTTTCGCGTAAAACTTGTTTAAGTTGAGTTTCAATTCTCTCAAATAGCTGACTCACTCTATCCTGAAGTTCTTCTTGTTCAAACATCAACGCATGGCTTGTCATAATACGCGTCAATCCCGGATTTTTTTCACAAAACCCAAGAATAAGAGCAATAATCAATCTTAGTCTAACTTCAGTCTCCTTTTCATCCTGCAAAATAGTATTAATACGAGAAAGTAAAGTATCTTCAATAAAAACAATTAAACTTTCATACATTTTCGTTTTACTCGAAAAATGTCTATATAATGCAGCTTCTGAAACTCCAACGTTAGCAGCTAATTTTGCGGTAGTAATACGTTGAGTACCTTCATTTGATTCAAGCATTGTAGCCAATGCTTGCAAAATGTCCTCTTTACGATTTTTACGTTTGGTAATCACAATTATTTTTTACCTGAATGACCAAAACCACCTTCACCGCGAGATGACTCATCAAATTTATCAACAATATTAAATTCGGCTTGAACAACTGGCACAATAATAAGTTGAGCAATACGATCTCCAGGCTCAACAGTAAATGAAGTATCGCTACGATTCCAGAGAGGAACAAAAAGTTGTCCTTGATAATCTGAATCAATCAAACCCACCAAATTTCCCAAAACAATGCCATTTTTTGATCCTAAACCAGATCGAGGTAAAACTAATGCCGCCAGATTCGGATCGGCAATAAACATCGAAAGCCCTGTCGGTGTTAAAATGGTTTGTCCTGGTTTTATTTCCGTTTTTTCATCAAACATTGCTCTCAAATCAATACCGGCAGATCCTTCTGTGGCATAAGTTGGTAATGGATATTCGTTACCGAGACGTTGATCTAAAATTTTTATATCAATTATTTTTTTCATTAGTATACTCATTATAATGTTTAATTATTTCAGTAAGTAGCGCTTGTGCTAATTTCTCTTTACTTGTTAGAGGTAATGATAATTTACCTAAAGACCAATACAGAGTTAACGCATTATTATCTGCGTTAAACCCCTGCTCACTAGATGAAACGTCGTTAGCACAAATCATATCTAAATTTTTGCTTTTCAATTTCTTTAATGCATATTCTTCAACATTATTCGTTTCAGCAGCAAAACCGACGACAAAAGGACGATGACTCTTCATGGATGCAACATCAGCAACAATATCTGGATTTTTAGTAAAAGTCATTGTTAACTCATTACTATCTTGCTGTTTTTTGATTTTTTGATCAGAAACTATTTTTGCTCGATAGTCAGCAACTGCCGCGCAAGAAATAAAAATATCAGCTGTTTTAGCATACTGCATTGCTTTTTCATGCATTTGCAAAGCTGTTTTAACATTTTCCTGCATTACTTTTGCTGGTGTTGATAAATTAACTGGCCCGCTAATTAACGTAACTGTTGCACCAAGATTTGCCGCAGCCTTAGCAATAGCAAAACCCATTTTACCAGAACTATGATTACTAATATAACGAACAGGATCTAATGCTTCCTGAGTTGGTCCAGCTGTAATTACAATATTCAAGCCACTTAATAAATCTAAATCAGTAAATAAATTATCAACACATGTAACTAACTCTACTGGATCAAGCATTCGACCAGGGCCAATATCTCCACAAGCCTGAAAACCATTATCAGGTCCCCAAATATGGAAATCTCGAGCTGCCAATGTTGCAATATTTTGCTGGGTAATTGTAGATTGATACATCTGTTGGTTCATCGCAGGAGAAATTGCAATTGGGGCTGATGTCGCAAGGCATAATGTGGTTAAAAGATCATCGGCAATACCATTTGCTAACTTAGCAATAATATTCGCTGTAGCGGGCGCAATTAAAACTAAATCAGCCCATTTAGCGAGTTCAATATGCCCCATTGATAACTCTGCGGAAGAGTCAAATAAATCATAAGAAACTCGATTACCAGACACAGCCTGCAAAGCTAATTCAGAGACAAAATGCTTTGCCGATTCAGTCATAACAACATGAACTTGAGCACCCATTTTTTTTAATTGGCGTACCAATTCAGGACATTTATAGGCAGCAATACCGCCCGTGATTCCTAATAAAATATGCTTATTAACTAAATTCATATTATCAACTTCTATCACATAAATTTATTATATTTTACCATGAATACTTATGATATTAACCAATTTTTATAAGGACTTGGTGACAATTTAATATTTACTCAGATTTATGTATTTATTAATGCACTATTAAATAAATTAATATAATCATTAAACATCTATTGTATTAACAGCTCTTTAGCATTCGCTAATGTATTTTCTGTTATTTTATCGCCACCTAATAATCTAGCCAGTTCCTTCAATCTTTGTGATTGTGTTAATATATTTATGTTTGTTTCTGTATGTTTGCCATCTGTTTGTTTGGCTACGAAATAGTGGTGGTGTGCATTCCCCGCGACTTGAGGTAAATGAGTTACAGTTATAACTTGTGTTGATAAACCGAGCTGTCTGAGTAAATTCCCGACTTTTGCAGCTGTCGGACCACTAATGCCCACATCAATTTCATCAAAAATAAGCGCTGGTGTTTCCATCTTTTGCGCTGTCAATACTTGGATAGTTAAAGCGATCCGCGATAACTCACCACCAGAGGCGACTTTACTAATCGGTTGCATCGGTTGACCGGGATTAGTACTGACCAAAAAAGTAATTTGATCTATGCCTGTTTCACTAATCTTGCTACTATCATCAACAATATCAATACTAAATTCACCATGCGGTATTGCTAGTTCTCGAATACTATGTGTAATCTTTTGTGATAATATTGCAGCGATCTTAACGCGTTTATCATGCAGGGCTTTAGCGCAAGATAAGGCCTCTTGTTGATATTGAGCAATATTTTGCTTCAATTGCTCACCAATTTCATCTTGATTTGAAATTTGGTTAAATTCATCAAGTAACTGTTGATGTAACTCCGGGAGTTTTTCTGGTGAAATATGATGTTTTCGAGCTAATGAAATTTGTTTCGATAGTCGTTGTTCTAGTTGCATAATGCGAGATGGATCAATTTCAAGATTATCAATATAACGATGAATTTCATAACTAGCCTCTCTAATTTGAATCGCAGCCTCATCTAGCATTGTTGAAATTTCAATTAACTGACCATCTAGGCTCGCCAAATCTTGAGCTATACGATTAGCATTACTTAGGTGATTTAAGAGATTAATATCTTGATTTTCCTGTATCAAATCAATCAAATTATGACTTAAATTGATAAGTTGCTCACTATTTGCTAAACGTTTATGCTCCTCATCAATTTGTTGATATTCCCCCTCTATTGGCGAAAACTCATTAAGTTCTTTAAGCTGATATTGTAATAATTGAATATGGGCGTCATTCTCTTGTCGAGATTTTAGATACTGTGTATATTTTTCTGTTTCAACTTTCCATTTTTTATATGCAAGTTTCATCGCAGAGAGTAAATGGTTATCCGCCATATATTGATCAAGTAGCGTTTGCTGATAATCAGCACGTAAAAGGAGCTGATGCTCATGTTGACCATGAATTTGAATAAGCATCTGACCGAGCTCTTTTAACTGAGCGATCGGTACCGCTCTGCCATTAATAAATGCTTTAGAACGACCATCTTGACTAACAACACGTCTTAAAATACATTCATTATTATCATTTAATTGATTTTCAGTTAACCAATTTAACGCACTTGGTGTATCATCTAACACAAAGTGGGCAGAAATATCCAAACGCGCACTGCCATGTTTAATTAACGAAATATCTGATCTTGCACCTAGACACAGACCCAATGCGTCAATTGCGATAGATTTTCCAGCCCCAGTCTCACCAGTAATAGCAGTCATACCAGAATTAAAATCAATGAGTAAATTATCGACAATAGCAAAATTATTAATTGTTAGTTGGGTGAGCATATAATGATCATAGTAATTATTATTTAATTATTATCTTACAATACCGCTGTAAATAAATACAGTTATTTTTTAATCTATTTATACAATAACTGAAAACGATTTGTTTTAAAAAAATAAAGGAGTAAAAATTGATTAAACATTAAACATATGTTTATATAACTATAAAAGTTACCATAAATAATGAGGTAATATCATGAAACAAAAGTTAGATATTATTTTCGTACGGCAGATTTCTAAAACAGTAATAACTTTTACTAGTTTGCTTTTCTTCTTCTCAGTTATCTATAACAGTGTTATCAATTTAACGCACAATGCGATGACTTACTATTGGTGGAGTTGCTACTGGTCTTGCATGTATAGCGACTTTAGTTTATAAGCTAAAGTCAAATAAATAGAGTAATTGTAAGAAATCAAATTGCCCGCTTGATTATTTAATTAATAACAATAATTTTTATGGTGGGGATTTAAAATGCACA is drawn from Orbaceae bacterium BiB and contains these coding sequences:
- the recN gene encoding DNA repair protein RecN codes for the protein MLTQLTINNFAIVDNLLIDFNSGMTAITGETGAGKSIAIDALGLCLGARSDISLIKHGSARLDISAHFVLDDTPSALNWLTENQLNDNNECILRRVVSQDGRSKAFINGRAVPIAQLKELGQMLIQIHGQHEHQLLLRADYQQTLLDQYMADNHLLSAMKLAYKKWKVETEKYTQYLKSRQENDAHIQLLQYQLKELNEFSPIEGEYQQIDEEHKRLANSEQLINLSHNLIDLIQENQDINLLNHLSNANRIAQDLASLDGQLIEISTMLDEAAIQIREASYEIHRYIDNLEIDPSRIMQLEQRLSKQISLARKHHISPEKLPELHQQLLDEFNQISNQDEIGEQLKQNIAQYQQEALSCAKALHDKRVKIAAILSQKITHSIRELAIPHGEFSIDIVDDSSKISETGIDQITFLVSTNPGQPMQPISKVASGGELSRIALTIQVLTAQKMETPALIFDEIDVGISGPTAAKVGNLLRQLGLSTQVITVTHLPQVAGNAHHHYFVAKQTDGKHTETNINILTQSQRLKELARLLGGDKITENTLANAKELLIQ
- the coaBC gene encoding bifunctional phosphopantothenoylcysteine decarboxylase/phosphopantothenate--cysteine ligase CoaBC, with product MNLVNKHILLGITGGIAAYKCPELVRQLKKMGAQVHVVMTESAKHFVSELALQAVSGNRVSYDLFDSSAELSMGHIELAKWADLVLIAPATANIIAKLANGIADDLLTTLCLATSAPIAISPAMNQQMYQSTITQQNIATLAARDFHIWGPDNGFQACGDIGPGRMLDPVELVTCVDNLFTDLDLLSGLNIVITAGPTQEALDPVRYISNHSSGKMGFAIAKAAANLGATVTLISGPVNLSTPAKVMQENVKTALQMHEKAMQYAKTADIFISCAAVADYRAKIVSDQKIKKQQDSNELTMTFTKNPDIVADVASMKSHRPFVVGFAAETNNVEEYALKKLKSKNLDMICANDVSSSEQGFNADNNALTLYWSLGKLSLPLTSKEKLAQALLTEIIKHYNEYTNEKNN
- the dut gene encoding dUTP diphosphatase: MKKIIDIKILDQRLGNEYPLPTYATEGSAGIDLRAMFDEKTEIKPGQTILTPTGLSMFIADPNLAALVLPRSGLGSKNGIVLGNLVGLIDSDYQGQLFVPLWNRSDTSFTVEPGDRIAQLIIVPVVQAEFNIVDKFDESSRGEGGFGHSGKK
- the cysE gene encoding serine O-acetyltransferase, with the translated sequence MLAAKKIVKPNQLWHTIREEASQLVESEPMLASYFHATLLNHDNIGSAIGYILANKLSSEVMPAIDIREVIRQAYIANPEIIQSGMTDIMAVYLRDPATNYYSTPLLYYKGFLALQAYRIAHWLWQQNRRALASFLQSQIAIVFGVDIHPAAKIGCGVMFDHATGIVIGETAVVENDVSILQSVTLGGTGKENGDRHPKIREGVMIGANSTILGNIEIGKGAKIGAGSVVLNPVPQHTTVAGVPAKIVGCPDCEKPALNMDQDI
- a CDS encoding mechanosensitive ion channel, coding for MDIINKLIQVVEKYDSVVLSYLLNIAFAILIFFLGRFISIFVSRQLRKILINKNVESTIIKFTTSSIRYAIMAFTLVAVLGQLGVQTTSIVAIIGAAGLAIGLALQGSLSNFAAGVLLILFRPFKVGELVIISGILGTVDAIQIFSTTIITPTGETVTIPNSQVLGTNIINYTRQPNRRIDLNIGVDYKADIKAVYDILKGSVEKTPDILRDLGVTIRFNELAGSSINFVVYVWVVNENYSTVRTVLLENIKNDLDANNINIPYPTMDLNIKK
- the slmA gene encoding nucleoid occlusion factor SlmA, which gives rise to MITKRKNRKEDILQALATMLESNEGTQRITTAKLAANVGVSEAALYRHFSSKTKMYESLIVFIEDTLLSRINTILQDEKETEVRLRLIIALILGFCEKNPGLTRIMTSHALMFEQEELQDRVSQLFERIETQLKQVLRERKLREGLAYSIDERILASQLLAFCEGMMVRYVRSGFKYLPTTDFDIRWLLVSKQLV